CTCAGAAAACATTACAACTCCGATGGTTCACGGCCCACTCCTTGGTTAATAGGACATTCATGCATCTCCCCTCtcaacataggtttcagagtaacagccgtgttagtctgtatttgcaaaaagaaaaggagtacttgtggcaccttagagactaacaaatttatttgagcataagctttcgtgagctacagctcacttcatccctcTCAACATAGTAAACTTGAAATTACCATTAGTGGCCATACTTATTGGGCCTAACCCTGTAGTTCTGATGCAGGccaaattcccccctcccccttcttaaGATCTGGTCTTCTTCCTGCAAGTGATCTACTGGAGCTACCCCCGTGTTTGAAAGGGAACCGGCTGGACCACGTAAGATTTCAAGAGAGGGAGTGACTGAGGCTTTCTTGGCGGTGAGAAATCCAGCTGCATGGGGCAGTGCAAGAGAAAGAGCTACCTAGGAGAAGAGGCTGGGATTGGAGGCGCATGAGTGGTAGATATTAACTAGACTGGAGTGCGTCCAGGGAAGGTCTTGAATTCCAGGAGAGCAATCCTGAACTGGAtccaggagtgctgtaagcaagacacgagaagtaatacttctgctctactccgcactgattaggcctcagctggagtcttgtgtccagttcggggcgccacattttaggaaagatgtggacaaattggagaaagtccagagaagagcaaaaagaattattaaaggtctagaaaacatgacatatcagagaagatttaaaaaattgggtttgtttagtctggaggagagaagactgtggggggacatgataacagttttcaagtatataaaaggctgttacaaggagaagggagaaaaattgttctccttaacgtCTGAGAATAGgagaagaaacaatgggcttaaattgcagcaacggcagtttaggttggacattaggaaaaacttcctaactgtcagggtggttaagccctgaaataaattgtctagggaggttgtgcaatctctatcattggagatttttaagagcaggttggataaacactggtcagggatggcctagataatacttagtcctgccttgagtgcaggggactggactagataacctttcgaggtcccttccagtctatgattctatgatccagaaATGGGTAGGAAGCCAGGGAAAAAGACAGAGGATGGCATAGTATGATATGAGAAAGAGAACAATCCGGCCACAGCATCCTGGCTCCCCAGAAGCTGAGAGAGCAGGGAGGTGCGGTTTTCAGAACACAATGTGCTGATGGCCCAGAGAAGGATTTCAGGAGAGACGGGGTAGGGGAGGAATAAGGGGTAAAGGTAGGGATGACATTATTGCAAAGCACAGGGGATACCAATGATGTCCATTTTCAAAGGAGCATCCCGGGCAGTCTATTAAATAATGTTGGGCAGGTAACGGACACCACATCTGCCCACATACTGGCTGCGTTGGTGAGTCTGAATGGCACTATATGAAAATCACATTCATTCTTGCTATTTGGTGCTGAAAAAGGCAGCcaggcgggaaggggtggaggaggaaacaGCAAAAGAAAAGCAATCCATTTCATATGGCTTCGCAGCCAGGACAAAGGCAGGCGATAAAAGCCATTTGCTGACAGGTGAGACATGGCAGTGAAGTGTCAGCTAAGGTGATTCTCAGGCAGACACTGAATGCACCTGTCCACTGTGGCTCAGCACTCGGATGGAAAGGCTTGTTTCAAAGTGAACATAAGGAAGACAATCTCTTTGTATTGCGAGCTGGTGCCAAACTCAAACAGGCAGCAAAACAGTGGGAAGCCATCAGGGCCTTGCCCCATGTGCTGCAGATCTGAATAAGCACACAAGCCCTTGAAGATGAGAGTGGGTCTTGTCCAGCATGCGGGATCTAAGGGACACTTGTTGAGGTACACTCCTAAATTTCTCCGCCCAGCTGGGTCTGTGGGGTGAGAGTAGAGCACCCAGCTGTCCTGACACTCTGACTTCATGTTAGCAGGACTTGGGAAGCCAGTAACACTCCCATGGCAGCCATGGGGAGGTTCTACCAGCTTCTCAATCTGCTGACCACCATCAAAACCCATCCCATGGTTGTAGCTCACAGCCTGGACTCTGGCTCCCTGGCTGCTTCTAGCATTGCAGTACAGCACCCTCTCTCCTTGGCTGTGCACTTCAGCTACCTGGCACTCCAGAGCACTCTCCTTTGCCACAAAGTTCCCCATTGCCCAGGTCTTCCCGTGGTCAGAACTAACAAAGCAGAAGGCAtgtggggtgggttttttcccAGGGTCAAGTATCCGATAGGCGTAGGCAGGAATCACGAGACTCCGAGCCTCATTGAGCAACTGTAAACCATGGCCTGGTCCCACTGCAAAGGTGGCCCAGTCCTTGTGTGCTGTGCCAATGACAGTCTCAGTGAGATCCTTCGCGGGGCTCCAGGAGCATCCATTATCAGTGCTGGTGACCTGGCACAGATGGACCAAGTTGGTCTTTGTCTTGATCTGGTAGTTTTCAGAGACCTTTCCTGGGACAGCTATAAAGAACAGAATGAGGTTCCCAGTGACTTCATCGTACACAGGACATGGGTTCATGGAACGGTGGCCCTCCAGCTGCGCATTGACAATGGTCTCCATTTTATTCCACTGCCATGTGGGAGTGCAAAGGGggacaaggggaaaaaataaatcagtgttaCAGAGGAAGGATCCTTGTATAAAAGATACAGGCAGGAAACAAGAGGTGGAAGAAGAaaatctagtggttagagcaagaaaCTGGAAGTCAATGGTTTATGCCCCAGcgctgccactgacctgctgtgttaTTCAGAAAGCTAAATAACGAGACTGGTTTTCACAGGTGCCAAGCACCTAGAGATCGCACTGAAGTCAT
This DNA window, taken from Caretta caretta isolate rCarCar2 chromosome 9, rCarCar1.hap1, whole genome shotgun sequence, encodes the following:
- the NEU2 gene encoding sialidase-2, which encodes MASLPVLQEETLFRKGFWSYRIPALLYVPQSCTILAFAEEREDEVDEHAKLIAMRRGTYDGTTHCVQWNKMETIVNAQLEGHRSMNPCPVYDEVTGNLILFFIAVPGKVSENYQIKTKTNLVHLCQVTSTDNGCSWSPAKDLTETVIGTAHKDWATFAVGPGHGLQLLNEARSLVIPAYAYRILDPGKKPTPHAFCFVSSDHGKTWAMGNFVAKESALECQVAEVHSQGERVLYCNARSSQGARVQAVSYNHGMGFDGGQQIEKLVEPPHGCHGSVTGFPSPANMKSECQDSWVLYSHPTDPAGRRNLGVYLNKCPLDPACWTRPTLIFKGLCAYSDLQHMGQGPDGFPLFCCLFEFGTSSQYKEIVFLMFTLKQAFPSEC